In one Thermococcus sp. genomic region, the following are encoded:
- a CDS encoding DUF4870 domain-containing protein: protein MEDVSDTKPRGKTSLGIEENLEGLLAYLGWWLTGIIFLLLEKDSDFVRFHAMQSTITFLGITILAWILAVIPFVGWVLSELLWLLGVILWIVGMVKAYQGERYKFPFIGDLAEQWLGKVNL from the coding sequence ATGGAGGATGTTTCCGATACCAAGCCGAGGGGGAAGACTTCCCTTGGCATCGAGGAGAATTTGGAGGGCCTGCTAGCCTACCTGGGCTGGTGGCTGACCGGGATAATATTCCTTCTGCTTGAGAAGGACAGCGATTTCGTCAGGTTTCACGCCATGCAGTCAACGATAACCTTCCTGGGCATTACGATTCTCGCATGGATACTGGCCGTTATACCATTTGTCGGATGGGTACTGTCAGAACTCCTGTGGCTCTTGGGAGTCATACTCTGGATAGTCGGCATGGTAAAGGCGTACCAGGGAGAGCGCTACAAGTTTCCCTTCATCGGGGACCTGGCGGAGCAGTGGCTCGGAAAGGTTAACCTGTGA
- the feoB gene encoding ferrous iron transport protein B — MAMKVVALAGNPNVGKTTVFNALTGMRQHVGNWPGVTVEKKEGVFEYGGQRFLVVDLPGTYSLTAHSVDELVARNFLLNSGPDVVVNVVDATALMRNLFLTMEILEMGVTNVVLALNKMDLAEKRGIRIDVKKLEELFGIPVVPLNAKAGIGVNDLKKRIYEMSNGRIKTAPIVPEYEPDIEREITHIEGVLSGTGLVTKYSPRWLAVKLLQRDDEVMKLVLRHLGKEKLDEVMTHIGEIESKYGRTMDLIIAGQKYEFVDSLMHRFIRYTSKESPNLTDQLDRILVHPVYGFFALLLVFYAMFKFVFAVGLPIQGWLAAEFSAFGGWLAPHITSGALRGLLVDGVVGGVGAVLSFFPLVFLLFFVLAVLEDVGYMARVAVLMEKIMRKFGLPGKSVISLILGFGCNVPAVMATRTLEDERDRLVTMFVNPFIPCSARLSVISFLAGAFFRGNQAIVAVSIYALAILIALFSAWIVSHFVIGGEESPFVIELPEYLLPGWKTLLLHSWERSKEFVKKAGTIILIGSIFIWYLSNYPAAIGTGKSYAERLGHIFAPYMGLMGLDWRAAVSLLFGIIAKENVISTYSIIYGVGGGEEALRGAMAGLLSPLQAYVLGVVTTLYIPCIATIGAIRAESNWKWAAFSTAYMITVASVIGILIWHIGLFLGL; from the coding sequence ATGGCGATGAAGGTCGTTGCTCTAGCTGGAAATCCAAACGTTGGAAAAACCACGGTTTTCAACGCACTAACCGGGATGAGGCAGCACGTTGGCAACTGGCCGGGGGTTACCGTGGAGAAGAAGGAGGGAGTGTTTGAATACGGGGGACAGAGGTTTCTGGTCGTTGATCTCCCCGGAACTTACTCACTGACGGCCCATTCCGTGGACGAGCTCGTCGCAAGGAACTTCCTTTTAAATTCAGGCCCGGATGTCGTCGTTAACGTGGTGGACGCAACGGCCCTTATGAGGAATCTGTTTCTAACGATGGAAATCCTTGAGATGGGCGTAACTAACGTGGTGCTCGCCCTTAACAAGATGGACCTCGCGGAGAAGAGGGGTATCCGCATAGACGTTAAGAAGCTGGAGGAGCTCTTTGGCATTCCCGTGGTTCCACTCAACGCGAAGGCCGGAATCGGCGTGAACGACCTGAAAAAACGGATATATGAGATGTCCAATGGAAGGATAAAGACTGCCCCAATCGTTCCGGAGTATGAACCGGACATCGAGCGCGAAATCACACACATTGAAGGGGTCCTCAGCGGGACAGGGCTGGTCACGAAGTACAGCCCCCGGTGGCTTGCGGTGAAGCTCCTCCAGCGTGACGATGAGGTCATGAAACTCGTGCTTAGGCACCTGGGGAAGGAGAAACTCGATGAGGTAATGACGCACATCGGGGAGATAGAGTCGAAGTACGGGAGGACTATGGACCTCATAATAGCGGGCCAGAAATACGAGTTCGTGGACTCACTGATGCACAGGTTCATCCGCTACACATCAAAGGAAAGTCCCAACCTGACCGACCAGCTCGACAGGATCCTCGTACACCCGGTATACGGCTTCTTTGCCCTCCTGCTCGTGTTCTACGCGATGTTCAAGTTCGTGTTTGCGGTGGGACTCCCCATCCAGGGCTGGCTGGCGGCAGAGTTCAGCGCTTTCGGAGGGTGGCTTGCTCCCCATATAACTAGCGGAGCTCTCAGGGGTCTTCTGGTCGATGGCGTAGTAGGTGGTGTGGGGGCGGTGCTGAGCTTCTTCCCGCTGGTGTTCCTGCTGTTCTTTGTCCTTGCCGTATTGGAGGACGTAGGGTACATGGCGAGGGTGGCAGTCCTGATGGAGAAGATCATGAGAAAGTTCGGCCTTCCGGGTAAAAGCGTCATCTCCTTAATACTCGGATTCGGCTGCAACGTTCCGGCGGTCATGGCCACCAGAACCCTGGAAGATGAGAGGGATAGATTGGTCACGATGTTCGTCAACCCGTTCATTCCCTGTTCGGCGAGGCTCAGCGTTATCAGCTTCCTTGCCGGAGCGTTCTTCAGGGGAAACCAGGCAATTGTGGCAGTTAGCATCTACGCCCTTGCGATACTGATCGCCCTGTTCTCTGCGTGGATTGTCAGCCATTTCGTAATCGGGGGGGAGGAGAGCCCCTTCGTGATCGAGCTACCGGAGTATCTCCTTCCGGGCTGGAAAACACTTCTTTTACACTCCTGGGAACGGAGCAAGGAGTTTGTTAAAAAAGCCGGCACTATAATCCTAATCGGGTCGATATTCATCTGGTACCTCAGCAACTACCCCGCCGCCATCGGGACGGGAAAGAGTTACGCCGAGCGGCTCGGTCACATCTTTGCCCCCTACATGGGGCTGATGGGACTGGACTGGAGGGCCGCGGTCAGCCTGCTCTTCGGGATAATAGCAAAGGAAAACGTGATCTCAACGTACAGCATCATCTACGGGGTGGGCGGCGGAGAGGAGGCACTCAGGGGTGCGATGGCAGGACTCTTAAGCCCGCTGCAAGCGTACGTCCTTGGTGTCGTTACAACCCTGTACATTCCATGTATAGCGACGATTGGCGCCATAAGGGCCGAAAGCAATTGGAAATGGGCCGCTTTCTCTACCGCATACATGATAACCGTGGCCTCAGTAATTGGGATCCTGATATGGCATATCGGCC
- a CDS encoding ferrous iron transport protein A gives MNMIVPLSSLKPGENGIVVDIKGGHQFRSRVVSMGITPGITVHVVESYAAGPIIFYVGGTRLAMGKGMAARILIKKL, from the coding sequence ATGAACATGATTGTTCCATTAAGCTCACTGAAACCGGGGGAGAACGGCATCGTGGTCGATATCAAGGGGGGCCACCAGTTCAGGAGCCGTGTTGTATCCATGGGTATAACCCCCGGTATAACGGTTCATGTGGTTGAATCGTATGCGGCAGGCCCGATAATCTTCTACGTCGGGGGCACCCGACTTGCGATGGGGAAGGGGATGGCAGCCAGGATTTTGATTAAAAAACTCTGA